Proteins co-encoded in one Solea senegalensis isolate Sse05_10M linkage group LG8, IFAPA_SoseM_1, whole genome shotgun sequence genomic window:
- the LOC122773531 gene encoding protein sel-1 homolog 3: THGRSISCVSVSSLRVQVTWAVDEVTLQNPPQEPRPHHPLKVLYSCDEEGASVHLDCVVVFDTGVVSTLRLRRWRCVPGDAKTRTVRLNLPDWLVYQADGIVPDSQWVLSCMLRASLRYSKDEDDEDDEDDVAAQAVADLQPRPFFSRPVKQHQLCFDWSQEMQRLNQGFLRKQCALEKETVRLLSSIFASTGENFGVTRTLSPHSSDVLENLRLKAVLFPWCLISMWIFVSRHCQDTLCGVFHHIDSGNNYITPTLLLTNSGELHIQLSGESGQSSAFLSMFKVPLSEWCQLSLTLQGRTVTLSMLCMGQQQRTAVSKEYELRHTVRLDDTEGYFVIGGGKFVKGVEGYFGPVVYYRHRISHPSESDSVIPDVIRDVNLDTWARTCRAFRLEINTKISGYALHARQSETCPDVFHEWTMKDRRPSQSQCEQWETTVPRRRRAAKLSKILVFKHGGKRVSLSSVGRALFTLSLRKLDSVAAVSRVLPLLLQAGCLSDHRALHMASVLYSSGFGVRKQLNKAWRLSLLAAQDQDRLSLLRLGHLHHQGLHGLPADTDVAYAYYANIAKQTTIDRQNPSPDQKFVEAVYLNNEEALKHQTKENHHLFQWLKHQAGRGVTQAEHAVARMLFWGQQGVAPDISKAVKHYERGAVQWKDPQSMYDYGIVLLQGRGVRKDVPKAVTFLKKAMEQGFVPAFNALAWYYETFEQDYEKAVQLWEQADLLQSPDAALNLGVMYLQGLYPGRAANKFMAYKYYLKAAERGHIRGAFLLAEMWSTGLPGFVDRRPADAVLWVKWASEHNGHLGSVLRKALDSYLIGDVFTSLLYYLMAAESGYTVAQFNVAYICEQNPGSFLYPGFASQCMCRYYNLSLQSQKPDTYAFIKMGDLFYEGQVKGQKDLSAAAEMYKQAALRKQPQGWYNLGLLTEEGYRLPLSLLTELGLSDLFLLDQSLLLSVLYQRCRDSEGTDSYLPCSLALFKVHLQLFQKEHSAAIKISIAVAMVAAPTMFLLIRGAFRRRVLSPSEP, translated from the exons ACTCATGGACGGAGCAtctcatgtgtgtctgtgtcttctcTCCGAGTCCAGGTGACCTGGGCTGTCGACGAGGTGACGCTGCAGAATCCTCCACAGGAGCCTCGTCCACACCATCCTCTGAAGGTCCTTTACTCCTGCGATGAAGAAGGAGCCTCAGTGCATCTGGACTGTGTCGTCGTCTTTGACACTGGCGTCGTTTCCACACTGCGGCTCAGGCGGTGGCGCTGCGTCCCCGGCGACGCTAAGACCAGGACTGTGCGGCTGAACCTGCCGGACTGGCTGGTGTACCAGGCTGATGGGATTGTTCCAGACTCTCAGTGGGTGTTGAGCTGTATGCTGAGGGCCTCGCTCAGGTACAGCaaagatgaggatgatgaggatgatgaggatgatgttgCAGCTCAGGCTGTGGCAGATTTGCAGCCCAGGCCTTTTTTCAGTCGACCTGTCAAACAACACCAACTCTGCTTTGACTGGAGCCAAGAGATGCAGCGATTAAATCAGGGCTTTTTAAGGAAACAGTGTGCTCTGGAGAAAG aAACCGTGCGTCTGCTGTCGTCCATTTTTGCTTCGACTGGAGAGAACTTTGGCGTCACCAGGACGTTGAGCCCTCACAGCAGCGACGTGCTGGAGAATTTACGTTTAAAGGCCGTCTTATTCCCGTG GTGTTTGATCTCCATGTGGATATTTGTGAGCAGACACTGCCAGGACACCTTGTGCGGAGTGTTTCATCACATCGACTCTGGCAATAACTACATCACACCCACTCTGCTCCTCACTAACTCAG GTGAGCTGCACATCCAGCTGAGTGGAGAGTCTGGACAATCGTCCGCCTTCCTCTCCATGTTCAAGGTGCCTCTGAGTGAGTGGTGTCAGCTCAGTTTGACGCTTCAGGGGAGAACA GTGACCTTGTCCATGCTGTGCATGGGTCAGCAACAGAGAACGGCCGTATCGAAAGAGTACGA GCTGAGACACACGGTGAGACTGGACGACACGGAGGGATATTTTGTGATCGGAGGAGGGAAATTTGTCAAAGGTGTTGAAGGCTATTTTGGACCCGTGGTTTACTATCGTCACAGAATATCACATCCCAGTGAG TCTGACTCTGTGATTCCAGACGTGATCAGAGACGTGAACCTCGACACATGGGCACGGACGTGTCGAGCGTTTCGTCTGGAGATAAACACAAAGATCAGTGGCTACGCTCTCCACGCCAGACAGTCTG AGACTTGTCCTGATGTTTTTCATGAGTGGACGATGAAGGACAGACGTCCATCACAGTCCCAGTGTGAGCAGTGGGAGACAACTGTGCCCCGAAGACGACGAGCAGCCAAACTGTCCAAGATATTAGTTTTTAAACATG gaGGAAAAAGAGTGAGTCTGTCCTCTGTGGGTCGAGCTCTGTTCACGTTATCTCTGCGTAAACTGGACAGCGTTGCAGCGGTCAGCAGGgttctccctctgctgctgcaggccgGCTGTTTGTCTGACCACAGAGCTCTGCACATGGCGTCTGTGCTCTACAGCAGCGGCTTCGGAGTCAGGAAACAACTCAATAAG GCGTGGCGTCTCTCTCTGTTGGCGGCTCAGGACCAAGACAGACTGTCTCTCCTGCGTCTCGGTCACCTGCATCACCAAGGACTTCACGGTCTTCCCGCGGACACTGACGTGGCGTACGCTTATTACGCAAACATCGCCAAACAGACAACGATTGACCGGCAGAATCCTTCTCCAGATCag AAATTTGTCGAGGCCGTTTACTTGAACAACGAGGAGGCGCTGAAACATCAGACCAAAGAGAACCATCATCTGTTCCAGTGGCTGAAGCATCAGGCTGGCAGAGGAGTCACTCAAGCTGAG CATGCAGTGGCTCGCATGCTGTTCTGGGGTCAGCAGGGAGTTGCTCCTGACATCAGCAAAGCTGTGAAACATTACGAGAGGGGAGCGGTTCAGTGGAAAGATCCACAGTCCATGTACGACTACGGCATCGTCCTGCTGCAG GGACGTGGAGTCAGGAAGGACGTTCCAAAAGCTGTCACGTTCCTCAAGAAAGCAATGGAGCAG GGTTTTGTTCCCGCCTTCAATGCTCTGGCCTGGTATTACGAGACCTTTGAGCAGGACTATGAAAAAGCCGTGCAGCTGTGGGAACAGGCAGATCTGCTCCAGAGTCCAGACGCTGCTCTGAACCTGGGGGTGATGTATTTACAGGGTCTCTATCCAGGAAGAGCCGCCAACAAG ttCATGGCGTATAAGTATTATTTGAAGGCAGCAGAGCGAGGTCACATCAGAGGAGCGTTTCTCCTGGCAGAAATGTGGAGCACAGGTTTACCAGGCTTCGTCGACAGACGTCCTGCAGACGCTGTTCT GTGGGTGAAGTGGGCGTCGGAACACAACGGTCACTTGGGCAGTGTCTTAAGAAAAGCCTTGGATTCGTATCTCATCGGCGACGT GTTCACCTCACTGTTGTATTACCTGATGGCGGCTGAGTCGGGATACACGGTCGCACAATTCAACGTGGCGTACATCTGTGAACAAAACCCG GGAAGTTTTCTGTATCCAGGTTTTGCCTCTCAGTGTATGTGCAGATATTATAATCTGTCGCTGCAAAGTCAAAAACCAGACACTTacg CTTTTATCAAAATGGGTGACCTGTTCTACGAGggtcaggtcaaaggtcagaagGACTTGTCGGCGGCGGCAGAGATGTACAAACAGGCAGCGCTGAGGAAGCAGCCACAG gGATGGTACAACCTGGGCCTCCTGACAGAAGAAGGGTACAGACTCCCTCTGTCACTGCTGACCGAGCTCGGCCTCTCAGATTTGTTCCTGCTCGACCAAAGTCTGCTCCTGAGTGTTTTATACCAACG ATGCAGAGACTCAGAGGGCACGGACTCCTACCTGCCGTGCAGCCTCGCCCTCTTCAAAGTCCATCTTCAGTTGTTCCAAAAGGAACATAGTGCTGCTATTAAG ATCTCCATCGCCGTTGCCATGGTTGCGGCTCCAACAATGTTCTTGCTCATCCGCGGGGCGTTCAGGAGACGAGTTCTGTCTCCGTCGGAGCCGTGA
- the apbb1 gene encoding amyloid-beta A4 precursor protein-binding family B member 1 isoform X2: MGGHDDDDVPYVVSKQKQDEELKNKLNDSSSHWCDQESTGNNAKWVKEGQNQLRKVAENHQDQDHNCNISQNGNKEDFPHLNTTQEEQQGNEEQNKSPKIARTPALSQEESKNILNEPLLIDTLESTEEKDGEREEDGKEKENKSEEDEETTGDPGEESVVEEQSNVESQIEGSVGGRNACLLFSNMNGTPSEEETSWPAVSQNNTADSSPNGNKESFWDSSAFETDTDLPSGWMRVRDTSGTYYWHIPTGTTQWEPPSPLGKVGDSMMSSSMSLETTPCDEPEESWGHLSGTDEAAGEELWKEEEEAEVMSDQSLKEFEGATLRYASINLNYNCSQSEEDEKFTPLSTDIETKCFAVRSLGWVEMSEEDMAPGKSSIAVNNCIRQLSYHKHNLHDAAGIWGEGKDMLMVLENDTMNLIDPLGQTLLHTQPIGSIRVWGVGRDNGRDFAYVARDNLTQVLKCHVFRCDSPAKNIATSLHEMCSKIMMERKATKPGFGRFGSDRDAVIPIQEFPVPKNELFQHFSVYYLGCKNVVKPVGMDVINDALEVEINGKDKNDWTPVSVNVAPATLTILSRQDEDVLYECRVRFLSFMGVGKDVHSFAFIMAEGPRDFTCHMFWCEPNAASLSEAVQAACMLRYQKCLDARPPSLASCLPTPPADSVARRVKKGVQSLLGSFKSYRSGPQSP; encoded by the exons ATGGGTggccatgatgatgatgatgtgccaTATGTTGTGAGTAAACAAAAGCAAGATGAAGAGCTAAAGAACAAGCTGAACGACAGCAGCAGCCACTGGTGTGACCAGGAGTCCACTGGTAACAATGCCAAATGGGTCAAAGAAGGCCAGAACCAGCTGCGGAAAGTAGCTGAGAAccaccaggaccaggaccacaACTGCAATATAAGCCAGAATGGGAACAAGGAAGATTTCCCTCATCTTAACACCACTCAGGAAGAACAACAGGGAAACGAGGAGCAGAACAAGTCTCCTAAAATAGCAAGGACCCCTGCTCTCAGTCAGGAGGAGTCCAAGAACATCCTTAATGAGCCACTCCTCATCGACACTCTGGagtccacagaggaaaaagatggagagagagaagaggatggtaaagagaaggaaaataaatcagaggaagacgaggagacAACAGGTGATCCTGGAGAAGAGTCTGTGGTGGAGGAACAGAGTAATGTGGAGTCTCAGATAGAGGGCAGTGTTGGTGGGAGAAATGCCTGCCTCCTCTTCTCCAACATGAACGGGACACCCAGTGAAGAGGAGACCAGCTGGCCTGCAGTGTCTCAGAATAACACGGCCGACAGCTCTCCAAATGGCAACAAAG AGTCCTTCTGGGACTCCAGTGCTTTTGAGACGGACACAGACCTGCCCTCAGGATGGATGAGGGTGCGAGATACATCTGGCACATACTACTGGCACATCCCCACAGGCACCACCCAGTGGGAACCTCCCTCTCCCCTCGGTAAAGTCGGCGACTCCATGATGTCCTCCAGTATGTCCCTGGAGACCACTCCCTGTGACGAGCCCGAG GAATCCTGGGGTCACCTCTCCGGCACAGATGAAGCAGCTGGTGAAGAACTGTGGAAA gaggaggaggaggcagaagtTATGTCTGATCAAAGTCTAAAAGAGTTTGAAGGAGCAACTCTACGCTATGCATCCATCAACCTGAA CTACAATTGCTCCCAGTCCGAGGAAGATGAGAAGTTCACTCCACTCTCCACCGATATAGAAACTAAG TGTTTTGCGGTGCGTTCACTGGGATGGGTCGAGATGTCCGAGGAGGACATGGCACCCGGCAAGAGCAGCATTGCTGTCAACAACTGCATCAGGCAGCTCTCCtatcacaaacacaacctcCATGACGCTGCTGGCATCTGGGGAGAG GGGAAGGACATGCTGATGGTTTTGGAGAATGACACGATGAACTTGATCGACCCGCTGGGCCAAACTCTGCTTCACACTCAGCCCATCGGCAGTATCCGTGTTTGGGGTGTAGGCAGAGACAACGGCAG GGATTTTGCATATGTGGCTCGAGACAACTTGACCCAAGTTCTGAAGTGTCATGTTTTCCGTTGTGACTCGCCTGCCAAGAACATCGCCACCAGCTTACATGAGATGTGCTCAAAG ATAATGATGGAGAGAAAAGCAACTAAGCCAGGGTTCGGCAGATTCGGCTCTGACCGAGATGCGGTCATCCCTATTCAAG AGTTCCCTGTACCTAAAAATGAACTCTTCCAGCACTTCAGTGTTTACTACCTTGGTTGTAAAAATGTGGTGAAGCCTGTTG GTATGGATGTCATTAATGACGCTCTGGAGGTGGAAATTAATggcaaagacaaaaatgattGGACACCAGTCTCTGTGAATGTTGCACCAGCCACTCTCACAATACTTTCAAGACAG GATGAGGACGTGCTGTACGAGTGCAGGGTGCGTTTCCTGTCTTTTATGGGCGTGGGCAAGGACGTCCACTCCTTCGCGTTCATCATGGCCGAGGGCCCGCGAGACTTCACCTGTCACATGTTCTGGTGTGAGCCTAACGCTGCCAGTCTGAGTGAGGCTGTGCAGGCGGCCTGCATG cTCCGCTACCAGAAATGTTTGGATGCACGTCCACCCAGCCTGGCCTCCTGCCTGCCCACGCCTCCTGCCGACTCAGTGGCTCGGCGTGTCAAGAAGGGGGTTCAGAGTCTGCTGGGCAGCTTCAAGAGCTACAGGTCGGGTCCTCAATCACCCTGA
- the apbb1 gene encoding amyloid-beta A4 precursor protein-binding family B member 1 isoform X1 has product MGGHDDDDVPYVVSKQKQDEELKNKLNDSSSHWCDQESTGNNAKWVKEGQNQLRKVAENHQDQDHNCNISQNGNKEDFPHLNTTQEEQQGNEEQNKSPKIARTPALSQEESKNILNEPLLIDTLESTEEKDGEREEDGKEKENKSEEDEETTGDPGEESVVEEQSNVESQIEGSVGGRNACLLFSNMNGTPSEEETSWPAVSQNNTADSSPNGNKESFWDSSAFETDTDLPSGWMRVRDTSGTYYWHIPTGTTQWEPPSPLGKVGDSMMSSSMSLETTPCDEPEESWGHLSGTDEAAGEELWKEEEEAEVMSDQSLKEFEGATLRYASINLNYNCSQSEEDEKFTPLSTDIETKCFAVRSLGWVEMSEEDMAPGKSSIAVNNCIRQLSYHKHNLHDAAGIWGEGKDMLMVLENDTMNLIDPLGQTLLHTQPIGSIRVWGVGRDNGRERDFAYVARDNLTQVLKCHVFRCDSPAKNIATSLHEMCSKIMMERKATKPGFGRFGSDRDAVIPIQEFPVPKNELFQHFSVYYLGCKNVVKPVGMDVINDALEVEINGKDKNDWTPVSVNVAPATLTILSRQDEDVLYECRVRFLSFMGVGKDVHSFAFIMAEGPRDFTCHMFWCEPNAASLSEAVQAACMLRYQKCLDARPPSLASCLPTPPADSVARRVKKGVQSLLGSFKSYRSGPQSP; this is encoded by the exons ATGGGTggccatgatgatgatgatgtgccaTATGTTGTGAGTAAACAAAAGCAAGATGAAGAGCTAAAGAACAAGCTGAACGACAGCAGCAGCCACTGGTGTGACCAGGAGTCCACTGGTAACAATGCCAAATGGGTCAAAGAAGGCCAGAACCAGCTGCGGAAAGTAGCTGAGAAccaccaggaccaggaccacaACTGCAATATAAGCCAGAATGGGAACAAGGAAGATTTCCCTCATCTTAACACCACTCAGGAAGAACAACAGGGAAACGAGGAGCAGAACAAGTCTCCTAAAATAGCAAGGACCCCTGCTCTCAGTCAGGAGGAGTCCAAGAACATCCTTAATGAGCCACTCCTCATCGACACTCTGGagtccacagaggaaaaagatggagagagagaagaggatggtaaagagaaggaaaataaatcagaggaagacgaggagacAACAGGTGATCCTGGAGAAGAGTCTGTGGTGGAGGAACAGAGTAATGTGGAGTCTCAGATAGAGGGCAGTGTTGGTGGGAGAAATGCCTGCCTCCTCTTCTCCAACATGAACGGGACACCCAGTGAAGAGGAGACCAGCTGGCCTGCAGTGTCTCAGAATAACACGGCCGACAGCTCTCCAAATGGCAACAAAG AGTCCTTCTGGGACTCCAGTGCTTTTGAGACGGACACAGACCTGCCCTCAGGATGGATGAGGGTGCGAGATACATCTGGCACATACTACTGGCACATCCCCACAGGCACCACCCAGTGGGAACCTCCCTCTCCCCTCGGTAAAGTCGGCGACTCCATGATGTCCTCCAGTATGTCCCTGGAGACCACTCCCTGTGACGAGCCCGAG GAATCCTGGGGTCACCTCTCCGGCACAGATGAAGCAGCTGGTGAAGAACTGTGGAAA gaggaggaggaggcagaagtTATGTCTGATCAAAGTCTAAAAGAGTTTGAAGGAGCAACTCTACGCTATGCATCCATCAACCTGAA CTACAATTGCTCCCAGTCCGAGGAAGATGAGAAGTTCACTCCACTCTCCACCGATATAGAAACTAAG TGTTTTGCGGTGCGTTCACTGGGATGGGTCGAGATGTCCGAGGAGGACATGGCACCCGGCAAGAGCAGCATTGCTGTCAACAACTGCATCAGGCAGCTCTCCtatcacaaacacaacctcCATGACGCTGCTGGCATCTGGGGAGAG GGGAAGGACATGCTGATGGTTTTGGAGAATGACACGATGAACTTGATCGACCCGCTGGGCCAAACTCTGCTTCACACTCAGCCCATCGGCAGTATCCGTGTTTGGGGTGTAGGCAGAGACAACGGCAG GGAAAG GGATTTTGCATATGTGGCTCGAGACAACTTGACCCAAGTTCTGAAGTGTCATGTTTTCCGTTGTGACTCGCCTGCCAAGAACATCGCCACCAGCTTACATGAGATGTGCTCAAAG ATAATGATGGAGAGAAAAGCAACTAAGCCAGGGTTCGGCAGATTCGGCTCTGACCGAGATGCGGTCATCCCTATTCAAG AGTTCCCTGTACCTAAAAATGAACTCTTCCAGCACTTCAGTGTTTACTACCTTGGTTGTAAAAATGTGGTGAAGCCTGTTG GTATGGATGTCATTAATGACGCTCTGGAGGTGGAAATTAATggcaaagacaaaaatgattGGACACCAGTCTCTGTGAATGTTGCACCAGCCACTCTCACAATACTTTCAAGACAG GATGAGGACGTGCTGTACGAGTGCAGGGTGCGTTTCCTGTCTTTTATGGGCGTGGGCAAGGACGTCCACTCCTTCGCGTTCATCATGGCCGAGGGCCCGCGAGACTTCACCTGTCACATGTTCTGGTGTGAGCCTAACGCTGCCAGTCTGAGTGAGGCTGTGCAGGCGGCCTGCATG cTCCGCTACCAGAAATGTTTGGATGCACGTCCACCCAGCCTGGCCTCCTGCCTGCCCACGCCTCCTGCCGACTCAGTGGCTCGGCGTGTCAAGAAGGGGGTTCAGAGTCTGCTGGGCAGCTTCAAGAGCTACAGGTCGGGTCCTCAATCACCCTGA